Proteins from a genomic interval of Candidatus Deferrimicrobium borealis:
- a CDS encoding MiaB/RimO family radical SAM methylthiotransferase: MRVRGRLSVVTVGCKANFADSAAILAHAAHAGFDVVGDGAPADVLVINSCTVTRRADRDCRALARRLRRKHPDAVLVMTGCFAETSPDARASVPEVDHWLGIREPSALPQLLRSLAGDAPPPGEGLSDVAADRLLGHSRVFLKVQDGCDAECAYCIVPKARGAGRSLPRREVVERAVRAEQDGAREIVLTGIHVGRYGADRGDRDGLAGLVEALLRATSGCRFRLGSVEPLEVTSALVSLLSTQGRLCPHLHVPLQGGSDRILLRMRRPYTARQYRERLDLLAAEVPGIRLGADVIAGFPGETPDDFEETMRLIRATPLSYLHAFPYSPRPGTESAGWRDDVTAAEKTRRVARLRAADVAIRREYLGKQVGKTLVVAASARDPKTGEMHGTTENYAEAVFTAAIGARGDLIPVRIDAVRGEHLEGTAV, from the coding sequence ATGCGCGTGCGCGGTCGCCTCTCGGTCGTAACCGTCGGCTGCAAGGCGAACTTCGCCGACTCCGCGGCGATCCTCGCCCATGCGGCGCACGCCGGGTTCGATGTCGTAGGGGACGGGGCCCCCGCCGACGTCCTGGTCATCAACAGCTGCACCGTCACCCGCAGGGCCGACCGGGATTGCCGGGCGCTGGCCCGGCGGCTGCGCCGCAAGCACCCGGACGCGGTCCTCGTGATGACCGGCTGCTTCGCGGAAACGAGCCCCGACGCCCGCGCGTCCGTGCCCGAGGTGGACCATTGGCTCGGGATCCGCGAACCGTCCGCCCTGCCGCAGCTGCTCCGCTCCCTGGCCGGCGACGCGCCTCCGCCCGGGGAGGGATTATCCGATGTCGCGGCGGACCGGTTGCTGGGGCACAGCCGCGTATTCCTGAAGGTCCAGGACGGATGCGACGCGGAGTGCGCCTATTGCATCGTTCCGAAGGCGCGGGGGGCCGGCCGGTCCCTGCCGCGGCGGGAGGTCGTCGAGCGCGCGGTCCGGGCTGAGCAAGACGGCGCCCGGGAGATCGTCCTGACCGGGATCCACGTCGGCCGCTACGGGGCCGACCGCGGCGACCGTGACGGCCTCGCGGGGCTCGTCGAAGCGCTTCTCCGGGCGACTTCCGGGTGCAGGTTCCGCCTGGGCTCGGTCGAGCCCCTCGAGGTCACGTCCGCGCTCGTTTCCCTCCTTTCCACGCAGGGGCGTCTCTGCCCGCACCTGCACGTCCCGCTGCAGGGCGGCTCCGACCGGATCCTCCTCCGGATGCGCCGGCCGTATACGGCGAGACAGTATCGTGAGAGACTGGATCTGCTCGCCGCCGAGGTCCCCGGGATCCGCCTGGGGGCCGACGTGATCGCCGGGTTTCCGGGGGAGACTCCCGACGATTTCGAGGAAACGATGCGGCTGATCCGCGCCACCCCGTTGAGCTACCTTCACGCATTCCCGTACTCCCCCCGGCCCGGTACCGAGAGCGCGGGATGGCGAGACGACGTGACCGCGGCGGAGAAGACGCGGCGGGTCGCGCGCCTTCGGGCGGCGGACGTCGCGATCCGCAGGGAGTACCTCGGGAAACAGGTGGGGAAGACGCTGGTCGTCGCGGCGTCGGCGAGGGACCCGAAGACCGGGGAGATGCACGGGACCACGGAAAATTACGCCGAGGCGGTCTTTACCGCGGCGATCGGCGCGCGGGGGGACCTGATCCCCGTCCGCATCGACGCGGTTCGCGGCGAGCACCTGGAGGGGACGGCCGTTTGA
- the rnc gene encoding ribonuclease III, whose amino-acid sequence MTFSAFEERIGYRFSAPDLLEEALRHGSAPGHEEGKRSYERLEFLGDAVLNLCVAQEMFRMLPLAGEGVLTKARASIINNRNLAKVAERIGVPGSLRIDPSVRRKGVGVTRKMAADAVEAVLGAIFLDGGHDAALRFVRSHFRLPDLMGALVAGFDAKSRLQEWCQGERLPLPAYTLLSSEGPPHDRLFRVEVRVQGRPKAEGCGTSRKEAEMDAASKAISLLLAAGGETP is encoded by the coding sequence TTGACGTTTTCCGCGTTCGAGGAACGGATCGGATACCGATTCTCCGCTCCGGATCTGCTGGAGGAGGCGCTGAGGCACGGCTCCGCCCCCGGGCACGAGGAAGGGAAACGGTCGTACGAGCGGCTCGAGTTCCTGGGGGACGCCGTGCTGAATCTCTGCGTCGCGCAGGAGATGTTCCGGATGCTGCCGCTGGCGGGGGAGGGCGTCCTCACCAAGGCGCGCGCCTCGATCATCAACAACCGGAACCTCGCGAAGGTCGCGGAACGGATCGGCGTCCCGGGTTCACTGCGGATCGACCCCTCCGTCCGCCGGAAGGGGGTCGGGGTCACCCGGAAGATGGCGGCCGACGCGGTGGAGGCGGTCCTCGGGGCGATCTTCCTCGACGGCGGGCACGATGCGGCCCTCCGGTTCGTGCGCAGCCATTTCCGGCTTCCGGACCTGATGGGAGCGCTGGTCGCCGGGTTCGACGCGAAGTCGCGGCTTCAGGAGTGGTGCCAGGGGGAGCGTCTGCCCCTCCCGGCGTACACGCTCCTGTCCTCCGAAGGGCCGCCGCACGACCGGCTCTTCCGGGTGGAGGTCCGGGTGCAGGGGCGGCCGAAGGCCGAAGGGTGCGGAACGTCACGCAAGGAGGCGGAGATGGACGCGGCGTCGAAAGCGATATCGCTTCTCCTGGCCGCCGGCGGGGAGACCCCGTGA
- a CDS encoding Rrf2 family transcriptional regulator has protein sequence MKITTRGRYAVMAMVSLAAASRGNPVPLQAIAKREAIPEPYLQQLFLRLRKQNIVKSVRGPGGGFILARDPSGITVGEIIRTAEGKPARVGCRRSGRACGRIDRCLTQGMWDTLEARVEEFLDSMSVQDLFEERRETREEVGV, from the coding sequence GTGAAGATCACCACCCGGGGGCGGTACGCCGTGATGGCGATGGTCTCGCTGGCCGCGGCGTCCCGGGGGAACCCCGTGCCGCTCCAGGCGATCGCGAAGAGGGAAGCGATCCCCGAGCCGTACCTCCAGCAGCTCTTCCTTCGGCTGCGCAAGCAGAACATCGTGAAGAGCGTTCGCGGCCCCGGCGGCGGGTTCATCCTCGCCCGGGACCCTTCGGGGATCACCGTCGGCGAGATCATCCGGACGGCGGAAGGGAAGCCCGCGCGGGTCGGCTGCCGGCGGTCGGGGCGCGCGTGCGGCAGGATCGACCGGTGCCTGACGCAGGGGATGTGGGACACCCTCGAGGCGAGGGTCGAGGAGTTCCTCGATTCGATGTCCGTGCAGGACCTGTTCGAGGAGCGCCGGGAAACGCGCGAGGAGGTGGGCGTTTGA
- the der gene encoding ribosome biogenesis GTPase Der, producing the protein MSQPEFTVALVGRPNVGKSTLFNRMARKRRAITFDQPGITRDLVAEPVEYDGRRFLLVDTGGYMTGAGEDDLLPKIRGQVLRAVYESDLVVFLVDSRDGLLPLDKEIAGMLRERGKAVLLAANKVDAKEGREGVSQFHALSVDAIHPVSAEHGTGVSELLEAIVARIPDRTDDGEATEGTEADLPRIAVVGRPNVGKSTLVNTLAGFERVIASEVPGTTRDAIDVKVERDGRTYLLIDTAGIRAKRKTEGAVEIFSVMKSLDSIKRCDLAILLIDGPGGLTHQDRQVLRYILDEERAVVVAANKADAWTTEEARRKGLHAIAEGLEYASFAPVVPTVATSGKGFQQLFRKIEEASANFRLRVPTGVLNRMAESFLFTVPIPSPTGRNRAFYMTQVGVAPPSFAVFVKNRKGIPDSFTRYLQNKIRDRFGFEGSPVRIVYRER; encoded by the coding sequence ATGAGCCAACCTGAGTTCACGGTGGCGCTGGTGGGGCGCCCGAACGTGGGGAAGTCCACGCTCTTCAACCGGATGGCGCGGAAGCGGCGCGCCATCACGTTCGACCAGCCGGGGATCACGCGGGACCTCGTCGCCGAACCGGTGGAGTACGACGGCCGCCGTTTCCTTCTCGTCGACACCGGCGGGTACATGACGGGCGCGGGGGAGGACGACCTCCTCCCGAAGATCCGGGGGCAGGTCCTGCGGGCGGTCTACGAGTCCGACCTGGTCGTCTTCCTGGTCGATTCCCGCGACGGGCTGCTCCCCCTCGACAAGGAGATCGCGGGCATGCTGCGGGAGCGGGGAAAGGCGGTCCTGCTCGCGGCGAACAAGGTGGACGCGAAGGAAGGCAGGGAAGGGGTCTCCCAGTTCCACGCCCTCTCCGTCGACGCGATCCACCCCGTTTCCGCCGAGCACGGCACCGGGGTGTCCGAACTGCTCGAGGCGATCGTCGCGCGGATTCCCGACCGGACCGACGACGGGGAGGCGACGGAAGGGACGGAAGCCGATCTTCCCCGGATCGCCGTGGTGGGGCGGCCGAACGTCGGAAAGTCGACGCTCGTCAACACGCTGGCGGGGTTCGAGCGGGTCATCGCCTCGGAGGTCCCCGGCACCACGCGCGACGCGATCGACGTGAAGGTGGAGCGGGACGGAAGAACGTACCTGCTGATCGACACCGCGGGGATCCGCGCGAAGCGGAAGACCGAAGGGGCGGTCGAGATCTTCTCCGTGATGAAGAGCCTCGACTCGATCAAGCGGTGCGACCTCGCGATCCTTCTGATCGACGGCCCCGGGGGGCTCACCCACCAGGACCGGCAGGTCCTGCGCTACATCCTCGACGAGGAGCGCGCGGTGGTCGTCGCCGCGAACAAGGCCGACGCGTGGACCACGGAGGAGGCGCGCCGGAAAGGGTTGCACGCGATCGCGGAAGGGCTCGAATACGCATCCTTCGCGCCCGTCGTCCCCACGGTGGCCACGTCGGGGAAAGGATTCCAGCAGCTCTTCCGGAAGATCGAGGAGGCCAGCGCGAACTTCCGCCTCCGCGTCCCGACCGGCGTGCTGAACCGGATGGCGGAGTCGTTCCTCTTCACGGTCCCGATCCCGTCCCCCACGGGGAGGAACCGCGCTTTCTACATGACGCAGGTCGGGGTCGCGCCGCCCTCCTTCGCCGTCTTCGTGAAGAACCGCAAGGGGATCCCGGACTCGTTCACCCGCTACCTGCAGAACAAGATCCGCGACCGCTTCGGATTCGAGGGGTCGCCCGTCCGCATCGTCTACCGGGAGCGATGA
- the era gene encoding GTPase Era: MNRKSGFVALLGRPNVGKSTLLNRIVRAKIAIVTRKPQTTRDRIAGILTETRGQIVFLDSPGIHKPTRALNSHMVRTACRIGEEADIVAHVIDDRPVGKGPEDAMVRGILEKIPVPRILVVNKVDRIGRAAADEVRKSLARDDFYAASFLVSATKGDGVEAFVTALFARLPEGPAFYPEEDLTDLPMRFIAKEVIREKLFEGLDEEIPYSIAVRIDEYKEEPEKNLIRIRAEILVERDSQKGIVIGKGGAFLKKVGTASRIELEKETGARVYLELFVVVERDWSRSESMLRHLGYEPT; encoded by the coding sequence GTGAACCGGAAATCGGGGTTCGTCGCCCTGCTGGGCCGCCCCAACGTCGGGAAATCGACACTGCTCAACCGGATCGTCCGCGCCAAGATCGCGATCGTCACGCGGAAGCCCCAGACGACGCGGGACCGGATCGCGGGGATCCTCACCGAGACGCGGGGGCAGATCGTCTTCCTCGACAGCCCCGGGATCCACAAGCCGACGAGGGCCCTCAACTCCCACATGGTCCGCACCGCCTGCCGGATCGGCGAAGAGGCCGACATCGTCGCCCACGTGATCGACGACCGTCCGGTGGGGAAAGGCCCGGAGGACGCGATGGTCCGCGGGATCCTCGAGAAGATCCCGGTCCCGCGCATCCTCGTGGTGAACAAGGTCGACCGGATCGGCCGGGCGGCGGCGGACGAGGTCCGGAAGAGTCTCGCGCGGGACGATTTCTACGCCGCGTCGTTCCTCGTCTCCGCGACGAAGGGGGACGGCGTGGAGGCGTTCGTGACCGCGCTCTTCGCGCGGTTACCCGAAGGGCCGGCGTTCTACCCGGAAGAGGACCTTACCGACCTCCCGATGCGCTTCATCGCCAAGGAGGTGATCCGCGAAAAGCTCTTCGAGGGGCTCGACGAGGAGATCCCCTACAGCATCGCGGTGCGGATCGACGAATACAAGGAAGAACCCGAGAAGAACCTGATCCGGATCCGGGCCGAGATCCTCGTGGAACGGGATTCCCAGAAGGGGATCGTGATCGGGAAGGGCGGCGCGTTCCTGAAGAAGGTCGGGACGGCCTCGCGCATCGAGCTGGAGAAGGAGACGGGGGCGCGGGTATACCTGGAGCTGTTCGTCGTCGTGGAGCGGGACTGGTCGAGGAGCGAATCGATGTTGAGGCACCTGGGATATGAGCCAACCTGA
- a CDS encoding helix-hairpin-helix domain-containing protein, with protein sequence MPIQGSREGNGGKRRAVLLLSLILLVWNAGATALHLASDGIPPSIGGTGRSPDLPSATDDEAATRSPESPRSGPLTIRQKYLLGKRIDINNASIGEVSELPGVSDEIAAAILEERDRLGRFRSPEDLLGVKGIKEKRLQKILPFLKKMPNN encoded by the coding sequence GTGCCGATTCAGGGGAGCAGGGAGGGTAACGGCGGGAAGCGACGCGCCGTCCTTCTTCTTTCCCTGATCCTGCTGGTCTGGAATGCGGGCGCCACGGCGTTGCACCTCGCCTCGGACGGGATTCCCCCTTCAATCGGCGGGACCGGCCGTTCTCCCGATCTCCCGTCCGCCACCGACGACGAAGCGGCCACCCGGTCCCCCGAAAGTCCCCGAAGCGGCCCCCTCACGATCCGCCAGAAATACCTCCTTGGGAAACGGATAGATATAAATAACGCTTCCATTGGCGAGGTCTCGGAGCTGCCCGGGGTCTCCGACGAGATCGCCGCCGCCATTTTGGAGGAGCGGGACCGCCTCGGGCGTTTCCGTTCCCCCGAAGACCTTCTCGGCGTCAAGGGGATCAAGGAAAAACGGCTGCAGAAAATCCTTCCATTTCTTAAGAAAATGCCGAATAATTGA
- the mnmA gene encoding tRNA 2-thiouridine(34) synthase MnmA, with the protein MSKRRILAAMSGGVDSSVAALLLQRDGWEVIGISMDLYDYSAVTRDREGTCCSLDDLYDARRVCDLLGIPYYVLNLRDEFRREVIDPFVREYKAGRTPNPCILCNEHLKFRALLRKADELGAEGVATGHYAVIRTGPDGRCRLFTSPDARKDQSYFLYSLDSERLRRIRFPVGELMKERVREIALGAGLPVYEKRESQDICFVTDDSYTRFLESRGISEDRGRFVDREGNFLGNHKGILHYTVGQRKGLGIASKEPLYVVAIDAEKNEIVLGSDGETFSGGAMVVSPTFVSGPPPGEEFRATARVRYHHPGAPCTVKATGDRLAVAFDTAQRSVTPGQALVLYDGDEVLGGGWIECACAVASRS; encoded by the coding sequence ATGAGTAAGAGGCGTATCTTGGCGGCGATGAGCGGGGGGGTCGACTCCTCCGTGGCGGCGCTGCTCCTGCAACGGGACGGGTGGGAGGTCATCGGCATCTCGATGGACCTCTACGACTATTCGGCCGTGACGCGGGACCGCGAAGGGACGTGCTGCTCGCTGGACGACCTGTACGACGCGCGGCGCGTGTGCGACCTCCTGGGGATCCCCTACTACGTCCTCAACCTGCGGGACGAATTCCGCAGGGAGGTGATCGACCCGTTCGTCCGCGAGTACAAGGCGGGCCGGACGCCGAACCCGTGCATCCTGTGCAACGAGCACCTGAAATTCCGCGCGCTCCTGCGCAAGGCCGACGAACTGGGGGCGGAGGGGGTCGCCACGGGGCATTACGCGGTCATCCGGACGGGGCCCGACGGTCGGTGCCGCCTCTTCACCTCGCCGGACGCCCGGAAGGACCAGTCGTACTTCCTCTATTCCCTCGACTCCGAACGGCTGCGGCGGATCCGGTTCCCCGTGGGGGAGTTGATGAAGGAGCGGGTGCGGGAGATCGCCCTCGGCGCGGGGCTGCCGGTGTACGAGAAGCGGGAGAGCCAGGACATCTGCTTCGTCACCGACGACTCCTACACCCGGTTCCTCGAGAGCCGCGGGATCAGCGAGGACCGCGGGCGCTTCGTGGACCGGGAAGGGAACTTCCTGGGGAACCACAAGGGGATCCTCCACTACACGGTCGGGCAGCGGAAGGGGCTCGGGATCGCATCGAAAGAGCCGCTCTACGTCGTGGCGATCGACGCCGAAAAGAACGAGATCGTCCTCGGGAGCGACGGGGAGACGTTTTCCGGGGGGGCGATGGTCGTCTCCCCGACGTTCGTTTCCGGCCCTCCCCCGGGGGAGGAGTTCCGCGCGACGGCCCGGGTGCGGTACCACCACCCCGGGGCGCCCTGCACGGTGAAGGCGACGGGGGATCGCCTCGCGGTCGCCTTCGACACGGCCCAGCGCAGCGTGACCCCCGGGCAGGCCCTCGTCCTGTACGACGGGGACGAGGTGCTGGGCGGGGGCTGGATCGAATGCGCGTGCGCGGTCGCCTCTCGGTCGTAA
- the cimA gene encoding citramalate synthase: MRNVHLYDTTLRDGTQSEEVSLSVLDKIAIAEKLDEFGIHFIEGGYPGSNPKDKEFFERARKIRWRNSAMCAFGMTRRVGKKVDEDANMKALVAAGTPVITVVGKSWDFHVIEALRTTLEENLHAVKDTVVYLKRNADKVFFDAEHFFDGYAHNPKYAMKVLAAAVDAGADVLVLCDTNGGSLPSDISRIVKEVRKATSTAIGIHTHNDGEMAVANTLAAVESGATQVQGTINGYGERCGNANLVSILPALMLKMGREVLPKGQLRKLTDLSRYVAEVANVGQWLHAPYVGNAAFAHKGGMHVSAIRRHTKTYEHIEPETVGNHRRVLISDLSGRSNILSKIQETGLKFNAKDPNTEKILDEIKELEHKGFQFEGADASFELLARRAMGEHEPFFELVGFRVIDEKRSEGEPPIAEATIQISVDGKAEHTAALGNGPVNAMDNALRKALEKFYPEVAEVKLLDYKVRVIRQGGTGSSVRVLIKSGDRDEIWGTVGVSHNIIEASWQALVDSIRYKLWRTRRADSGEQGG, from the coding sequence ATGAGGAACGTGCACCTGTACGACACGACGCTGCGGGACGGGACCCAGTCCGAGGAGGTCTCCCTGTCCGTGCTCGACAAGATCGCGATCGCCGAAAAGCTGGACGAGTTCGGCATCCACTTCATCGAGGGCGGCTACCCCGGCAGCAACCCCAAGGACAAGGAGTTCTTCGAGCGGGCGCGCAAGATCCGCTGGAGGAACTCGGCCATGTGCGCCTTCGGGATGACCCGAAGGGTCGGGAAGAAGGTCGACGAGGACGCCAACATGAAGGCGCTCGTCGCCGCGGGGACGCCGGTCATCACGGTGGTCGGGAAGTCGTGGGACTTCCACGTCATCGAGGCGCTTCGCACCACCCTCGAGGAGAACCTGCACGCCGTCAAGGACACGGTGGTCTATCTGAAGAGGAACGCGGACAAGGTCTTCTTCGACGCGGAGCATTTCTTCGACGGGTACGCGCACAACCCGAAATACGCGATGAAGGTGCTGGCGGCCGCGGTCGACGCGGGGGCGGACGTCCTGGTCCTGTGCGACACGAACGGCGGCTCGCTCCCGTCCGACATCTCGCGGATCGTGAAAGAGGTCCGGAAGGCGACCTCCACGGCGATCGGGATCCACACGCACAACGACGGCGAGATGGCGGTGGCCAACACGCTGGCGGCCGTGGAGAGCGGCGCCACCCAGGTGCAGGGCACGATCAACGGCTACGGGGAGCGGTGCGGGAACGCGAACCTGGTCTCCATCCTCCCCGCGCTGATGCTCAAGATGGGGCGGGAGGTCCTTCCGAAGGGGCAGCTGCGGAAGCTGACCGACCTGTCGCGCTACGTGGCCGAGGTGGCCAACGTCGGGCAATGGCTCCACGCGCCGTACGTCGGGAACGCGGCGTTCGCGCACAAGGGGGGGATGCACGTCTCCGCCATCCGTCGGCACACGAAGACGTACGAGCACATCGAGCCCGAGACGGTGGGAAACCACCGGCGGGTCCTGATCTCCGACCTTTCCGGGCGCAGCAACATCCTCTCGAAGATCCAGGAAACGGGGCTCAAGTTCAACGCGAAGGACCCCAACACCGAAAAGATCCTCGACGAGATCAAGGAGCTCGAGCACAAGGGGTTCCAGTTCGAGGGGGCGGACGCGTCGTTCGAGCTGCTGGCGCGCCGCGCGATGGGGGAGCACGAGCCGTTTTTCGAACTGGTGGGGTTCCGTGTGATCGACGAAAAACGGTCCGAGGGCGAGCCGCCGATCGCCGAGGCGACGATCCAGATCTCCGTCGACGGAAAGGCGGAGCACACGGCGGCGCTGGGAAACGGCCCGGTGAACGCCATGGACAACGCCTTGCGGAAGGCGCTGGAGAAATTCTACCCCGAAGTGGCCGAGGTGAAGCTCCTCGACTACAAGGTCCGCGTCATCCGGCAGGGAGGGACCGGCTCCTCGGTACGCGTCTTGATTAAATCCGGCGACAGGGACGAGATCTGGGGCACCGTGGGCGTGTCGCACAACATCATCGAGGCGTCCTGGCAGGCCCTGGTCGACAGCATCCGGTACAAACTGTGGAGGACGCGGCGTGCCGATTCAGGGGAGCAGGGAGGGTAA
- the cysE gene encoding serine O-acetyltransferase, which produces MFRSIRNDIKVIFERDPAARSVLEIFLCYPGFHAVRFHHLAHWLWTHDLRVLARFLSHISRTVTGIEIHPGATIGDGFFIDHGMGVVIGETSEIGDNVTLYHGVTLGGTSWNKGKRHPTLEDNVIVGAGAAILGAIRIGHDSKIGSGSVVNRDVPPNSTVVGIPGRVVYREGNVYNDPTGVGGTPDPEGKAIKCLTEQILALEKRVEELAKRVEEAPQPAEARTGT; this is translated from the coding sequence ATGTTCCGATCGATCCGGAACGACATCAAGGTCATCTTCGAGAGGGACCCTGCCGCACGCAGCGTCCTCGAGATCTTTCTCTGCTACCCCGGGTTCCACGCCGTCCGGTTCCACCACCTCGCCCACTGGCTCTGGACGCACGATCTCCGGGTCCTCGCCCGGTTCCTTTCCCACATCTCGCGGACCGTCACGGGGATCGAGATCCACCCGGGAGCGACGATCGGCGACGGGTTCTTCATCGATCACGGCATGGGGGTGGTGATCGGGGAGACGTCGGAGATCGGCGACAACGTCACCCTGTACCACGGCGTGACCCTGGGCGGGACGAGCTGGAACAAGGGGAAGCGCCACCCCACCCTCGAGGACAACGTGATCGTCGGGGCGGGGGCGGCGATCCTCGGGGCGATCCGCATCGGGCACGACTCCAAGATCGGATCCGGATCGGTGGTGAACAGGGACGTGCCGCCCAATTCGACGGTCGTCGGGATCCCGGGGCGCGTCGTCTACCGCGAAGGGAACGTCTACAACGACCCGACCGGCGTGGGGGGAACGCCCGATCCGGAAGGGAAGGCGATCAAGTGCCTGACCGAGCAGATCCTCGCCCTCGAGAAACGGGTCGAGGAGCTGGCGAAGCGCGTCGAGGAGGCGCCGCAGCCCGCGGAGGCGAGGACCGGGACGTGA
- a CDS encoding cysteine desulfurase, with the protein MRKVYFDHNASTPVHPEVAAAVQPFLADLFGNPSSIHWAGRDVRKAMEDARAEIAAFFGCRPLEVVLTSSGTEADNLAVKGVAYRPGNAGKHVVTSQVEHPAIMNTCKFLESQGFRVTYVPVNRQGIVEPDAVRSALTRDTILVSIMAANNETGCLMPIAEIGAIARDAGVLMHTDAVQATGKVPLPWETLPVDLLTFSGHKVNGIKGAGGLIVRKGIEIEAVLHGGHQERGRRGGTENVVGIVGMGKAFSLLSENMTEEAAGVRRLRDAFERALFARIPDLVLNGHPTLRLPNTVNISFRYVEGEALLLNLDMMGIACSSGSACTSGSLEGSPILAAMGADPTDSQGALRFSLGYGNTDDDVAYAVDAIETVVDKLRAMSPLYNPQKAKAR; encoded by the coding sequence TTGAGGAAGGTGTATTTCGACCACAACGCCTCGACCCCGGTCCACCCGGAGGTGGCGGCCGCCGTCCAACCGTTCCTCGCCGACCTCTTCGGAAACCCGTCCAGCATCCACTGGGCGGGGCGGGATGTCCGCAAGGCGATGGAGGATGCGCGGGCGGAGATCGCCGCGTTCTTCGGATGCCGCCCTCTGGAGGTCGTCCTCACGAGCTCCGGGACCGAGGCCGACAATCTTGCCGTGAAGGGGGTGGCGTACCGGCCGGGGAACGCGGGGAAGCACGTCGTCACGTCGCAGGTGGAGCATCCGGCGATCATGAACACGTGCAAGTTCCTCGAGTCCCAGGGATTCCGCGTGACGTACGTCCCCGTCAACCGCCAGGGGATCGTGGAGCCGGACGCGGTCCGGAGCGCGCTCACCAGGGATACGATCCTCGTCTCCATCATGGCGGCGAACAACGAGACCGGATGCCTGATGCCCATCGCGGAGATCGGCGCGATCGCGCGGGACGCCGGGGTGCTCATGCACACCGACGCGGTTCAGGCGACCGGCAAGGTTCCGCTCCCCTGGGAGACGCTTCCCGTGGACCTGCTGACGTTTTCCGGGCACAAGGTGAACGGCATCAAAGGGGCGGGGGGGCTGATCGTACGGAAGGGGATCGAGATCGAGGCGGTGCTCCACGGGGGGCACCAGGAGCGCGGCCGGCGGGGCGGCACCGAGAACGTGGTGGGGATCGTCGGGATGGGGAAGGCGTTCTCCCTGCTGTCGGAGAACATGACGGAAGAGGCGGCCGGGGTCCGCCGGCTTCGGGACGCGTTCGAGCGGGCGCTGTTCGCGCGGATCCCCGACCTCGTGCTGAACGGTCACCCGACACTGCGTCTCCCGAACACGGTCAACATCTCGTTCCGGTACGTGGAAGGGGAGGCGCTGCTGCTCAACCTCGACATGATGGGAATCGCCTGCTCCTCGGGCTCCGCCTGCACCTCGGGGTCGCTCGAGGGGTCGCCGATCCTGGCGGCGATGGGGGCCGACCCGACGGATTCCCAGGGCGCGCTCCGGTTCTCCCTCGGGTACGGGAACACGGACGACGACGTGGCGTACGCGGTGGACGCCATCGAAACGGTGGTCGACAAGCTGCGGGCGATGTCGCCGCTCTACAATCCGCAAAAGGCGAAGGCGCGATGA